Sequence from the Curtobacterium sp. MCLR17_007 genome:
CTGATCCTGACCACGTTCGACAACGACGACACCCTGTTCGACGCGCTCGACGCCGGAGCCAGCGGCTTCCTGCTCAAGAACGCGACCCCGGAGCAGCTGGTCGACGCCGTCCTGACGGTCGCGGCGGGCGATGCGCTGCTCGCCCCCGACGTCACGCGGCGGGTGATCAGCCGTGCGACGACGGGGACGGTGCCGGTCATCGCACCGCACGCCGCGGTCCCGGGGCTGACGGAGCGCGAGACCGAGGTGCTCCGGTTGCTCGGTCGCGGGTGCAGCAACGCCGAGATCGCGACGCAGCTGTTCGTCGGCGAGGCCACGGTGAAGACCCACGTGTCGAACGTGCTGC
This genomic interval carries:
- a CDS encoding response regulator transcription factor produces the protein MAADDVTVRVVLADDQDLVRAGFRIILESEPGIVVVAEAADGAAAVRAVEQHRPDVVCLDVQMPTVDGIEAARRITALREPPAVLILTTFDNDDTLFDALDAGASGFLLKNATPEQLVDAVLTVAAGDALLAPDVTRRVISRATTGTVPVIAPHAAVPGLTERETEVLRLLGRGCSNAEIATQLFVGEATVKTHVSNVLQKLQLRDRVQAVVWAYEHGVVRSGG